The following proteins come from a genomic window of Nocardioides albertanoniae:
- a CDS encoding Bcr/CflA family efflux MFS transporter, whose product MTSVPPRLLLALALLSASAPLAIDFYLPSFPQIGSDLEAAASNVQLTLTAFLIGLALGQIAWGPVSDRFGRLKPLMIGSVVAALAGVLAALAPSVELLIAARFVHALAAAAGIVMARAIVADVLHGFAAARAMSIMMSISGIAPILAPVVGGAIAGVVPWRGVLGIVAAIAVAQVVCVVLVIRESLPAERRTSKVEYADLGRLLAKPAFLGYTLTQSLTFATLMTYVSSSSFLYQSVIGTSAAVYGIGFAINAGFLTVAGLVSARLAKRQVHPARIIRAAQPVLAGAALVALVVALAPVPKVLILLPIVVATTCVGFIMGNTGALAIEQARPSVGAGSALMGGIMFLGGGLASPLGAVAGDHTAVPLAITMVVTSTLGAAAFSFARRSVARNPESEAAFATAA is encoded by the coding sequence GTGACGTCAGTCCCGCCGCGGCTCTTGCTCGCACTCGCTCTGCTCTCGGCTTCCGCGCCGCTCGCGATTGACTTCTACCTACCCTCCTTCCCGCAGATCGGGTCCGATCTCGAGGCGGCGGCGAGCAACGTACAGCTGACGCTGACCGCCTTCCTGATCGGGCTGGCGCTCGGGCAGATCGCCTGGGGTCCGGTCTCCGACCGGTTCGGGCGGCTCAAGCCGCTGATGATCGGATCGGTCGTCGCCGCGCTGGCCGGGGTGCTGGCGGCGCTGGCGCCCAGCGTCGAGCTGCTGATCGCGGCACGTTTCGTCCACGCGCTCGCCGCCGCCGCGGGGATCGTGATGGCGCGGGCGATCGTGGCCGACGTGCTTCACGGGTTCGCGGCCGCGCGGGCGATGTCGATCATGATGTCGATCAGCGGGATCGCGCCGATCCTGGCGCCGGTGGTCGGCGGTGCCATCGCCGGGGTCGTGCCGTGGCGCGGAGTGCTCGGCATCGTGGCCGCGATCGCGGTGGCGCAGGTCGTCTGCGTCGTCCTGGTGATCCGCGAGTCGCTCCCGGCCGAACGACGCACCAGCAAGGTCGAGTACGCAGACCTCGGCCGCCTCCTCGCCAAGCCCGCGTTCCTCGGCTACACCCTGACGCAGTCGCTCACCTTCGCCACCCTGATGACGTACGTCTCGTCCTCCTCGTTCCTCTACCAGTCGGTGATCGGCACGTCGGCGGCCGTCTACGGCATCGGGTTCGCGATCAACGCCGGCTTCCTGACCGTCGCCGGGCTCGTCTCGGCGCGGCTGGCCAAGCGTCAGGTGCACCCGGCCCGGATCATCCGCGCCGCGCAGCCGGTGCTCGCCGGGGCGGCGCTGGTCGCCCTCGTCGTCGCGCTCGCGCCCGTGCCGAAGGTGCTGATCCTGCTGCCGATCGTGGTGGCCACGACCTGCGTCGGGTTCATCATGGGCAACACCGGAGCGCTCGCGATCGAGCAGGCTCGCCCCTCGGTCGGTGCCGGATCGGCGCTGATGGGCGGGATCATGTTCCTCGGCGGCGGGCTCGCCTCACCGCTCGGTGCGGTCGCGGGCGACCACACCGCCGTGCCGCTGGCGATCACCATGGTGGTCACCTCGACCCTCGGCGCGGCCGCGTTCTCCTTCGCGCGTCGTTCGGTGGCCCGCAACCCGGAGTCGGAGGCGGCGTTCGCCACCGCCGCCTGA
- a CDS encoding hydroxyacid-oxoacid transhydrogenase produces MTHATPETVFTYGSPQLKFGTGASAEIGYDLAGLGARRALVVTDPGISATGLPQRVGEQMKAYDVTAVVFDGVHVEPTDESMRAAVEFARANGPFDAIVAVGGGSSIDTAKAVNLLTTNDGDLMDYLNAPVGAGRAPSNPLLPLVAVPTTTGTGAESTTVCVLDVLSLKVKTGISHARLRPTLAVVDPDLMMTQPAGVTAAAGMDILCHALESYTARPYTSYARKEPSQRVPYCGANPISDMWSEKALSLLAGSFRQAVAHGEDTLARGDMAFAATFAGLGFGNAGVHIPHANAYPIAGRVRGFHPQGYPADEAMVPHGMAVSLTAPEAFRYTFDAAPERHLRAARLLAPGVEETGEERDLLPRVLADLMRDIGIPAGIGEVGYTTADIPDLVDGALKQQRLLATAPKEPSAEDLTGIFERSITLW; encoded by the coding sequence ATGACCCACGCCACACCTGAGACCGTCTTCACCTACGGTTCCCCGCAGCTCAAGTTCGGCACCGGCGCGTCGGCGGAGATCGGCTACGACCTCGCCGGGCTGGGCGCTCGGCGTGCGCTCGTCGTCACCGACCCCGGCATCTCCGCGACGGGGCTCCCGCAGCGGGTGGGCGAGCAGATGAAGGCGTACGACGTCACTGCCGTCGTCTTCGACGGCGTGCATGTCGAGCCGACCGACGAGAGCATGCGGGCCGCCGTCGAGTTCGCCCGCGCGAACGGGCCGTTCGACGCGATCGTCGCCGTCGGTGGCGGCTCGAGCATCGACACCGCGAAGGCGGTCAACCTGCTGACCACCAACGACGGTGACCTGATGGACTACCTCAACGCCCCGGTGGGTGCCGGCCGGGCGCCGAGCAACCCGCTGCTGCCGCTGGTCGCGGTGCCGACCACGACCGGCACCGGCGCGGAGTCGACGACCGTGTGCGTGCTCGACGTGCTCTCGCTCAAGGTGAAGACCGGGATCTCGCACGCGCGCCTGCGGCCCACCCTGGCCGTCGTCGACCCCGACCTGATGATGACCCAGCCGGCCGGCGTCACCGCGGCGGCGGGGATGGACATCCTGTGCCACGCCCTGGAGAGCTACACGGCGCGCCCCTACACCTCCTACGCCCGCAAGGAGCCGTCGCAGCGGGTGCCCTACTGCGGCGCCAACCCGATCTCCGACATGTGGTCGGAGAAGGCGCTCTCGCTGCTCGCCGGGTCGTTCCGGCAGGCCGTCGCGCACGGTGAGGACACCCTCGCGCGCGGGGACATGGCGTTCGCGGCGACCTTCGCCGGCCTCGGGTTCGGCAACGCCGGGGTGCACATCCCGCACGCCAACGCCTACCCGATCGCCGGCCGGGTACGAGGCTTCCACCCGCAGGGATACCCCGCCGACGAGGCGATGGTGCCGCACGGGATGGCGGTCTCGCTGACGGCGCCGGAGGCGTTCCGCTACACCTTCGACGCCGCCCCGGAGCGCCACCTGCGCGCCGCTCGGCTGCTCGCTCCCGGCGTCGAGGAGACGGGTGAGGAGCGCGATCTGCTGCCTCGCGTGCTCGCCGACCTGATGCGCGATATCGGCATCCCCGCCGGCATCGGCGAGGTCGGCTACACCACCGCCGACATCCCCGACCTGGTCGACGGCGCGCTCAAGCAGCAGCGCCTGCTCGCGACCGCGCCGAAGGAGCCGTCGGCCGAAGACCTGACCGGGATCTTCGAGAGGTCGATCACCCTCTGGTGA
- a CDS encoding PaaI family thioesterase: protein MAETPAVTASEAEAILASQPFSRLIGVEVGEVGYGHATLRIPLREELLQQFGTVHGGVLSYAADNSLAFAAGTVLGPNVLTRGFSVDFLRPSNGDHLRAYAEVVNHTSRNALTRCEIFTVGTDGSEALVAAAQGSIARVDR, encoded by the coding sequence ATGGCGGAGACACCTGCGGTGACGGCCTCCGAGGCCGAGGCGATCCTGGCGAGCCAGCCCTTCAGCAGGCTGATCGGCGTCGAGGTCGGCGAGGTCGGCTACGGCCACGCGACATTACGGATCCCGCTACGTGAGGAGCTGCTGCAGCAGTTCGGCACCGTCCACGGAGGCGTGCTCTCCTACGCCGCCGACAACTCGCTCGCCTTCGCCGCCGGCACGGTCCTGGGGCCCAACGTGCTCACCCGCGGCTTCTCCGTCGACTTCCTGCGGCCCTCGAACGGCGACCACCTGCGTGCGTACGCAGAAGTGGTCAACCACACCAGCCGCAACGCGCTGACCCGCTGCGAGATCTTCACGGTCGGCACCGACGGCTCCGAGGCGCTGGTCGCTGCGGCCCAGGGGTCGATCGCTCGGGTCGATCGCTGA
- a CDS encoding TauD/TfdA dioxygenase family protein, which translates to MTITEASPATELTVHKVGGRIGARIDGVTLSGDLSAETIAEIRAAILENKVVFFRNQGHLDDRAQIAFGERLGALTTPHPTVNTGSARVLTLKANRGMAANSWHTDVTFVDRPPAFSILRGVEIPDYGGNTVWANTATAYERLHPQLKALVDDLWAVHSNDYDYVRPDQADSTDDVAARKREEFIATIYQTEHPVVRIHPETGERTLVLGHFVKHFSGLNQKESATLFNLLQDRVTALENTVRWHWQQGDVAIWDNRATQHYAVADFDQQPREVRRITVQGDVPVSIGGEHSRVIEGSAEVYNRLDDLIS; encoded by the coding sequence ATGACCATCACCGAAGCCAGTCCCGCCACCGAGCTCACCGTGCACAAGGTCGGCGGCCGGATCGGAGCCCGCATCGACGGCGTGACGCTCTCCGGAGATCTCTCCGCCGAGACGATCGCCGAGATCCGTGCGGCGATCCTGGAGAACAAGGTCGTCTTCTTCCGCAACCAGGGGCACCTCGACGACCGGGCGCAGATCGCCTTCGGCGAGCGTCTCGGCGCCCTCACCACACCCCACCCGACCGTCAACACCGGCAGCGCCAGGGTGCTGACCCTCAAGGCCAACCGCGGCATGGCCGCCAACTCGTGGCACACCGACGTCACCTTCGTCGACCGCCCGCCGGCATTCTCGATCCTTCGCGGCGTGGAGATCCCCGACTACGGCGGCAACACCGTGTGGGCCAACACCGCCACGGCGTACGAGAGGCTCCACCCGCAGCTCAAGGCGCTGGTCGACGACCTGTGGGCGGTGCACTCCAACGACTACGACTACGTACGTCCCGACCAGGCCGACTCCACCGACGACGTGGCCGCGCGCAAGCGCGAGGAGTTCATCGCGACGATCTACCAGACCGAGCACCCTGTGGTCCGGATCCACCCGGAGACCGGTGAGCGCACGCTGGTGCTGGGGCACTTCGTCAAGCACTTCAGCGGCCTGAACCAGAAGGAGAGCGCCACGCTCTTCAACCTGCTCCAGGATCGGGTCACGGCGCTCGAGAACACGGTGCGCTGGCACTGGCAGCAGGGCGACGTCGCGATCTGGGACAACCGCGCCACCCAGCACTACGCCGTCGCCGACTTCGACCAGCAGCCGCGCGAGGTGCGACGCATCACCGTGCAGGGTGATGTGCCCGTGTCGATCGGCGGCGAGCACAGCCGGGTCATCGAAGGCTCCGCCGAGGTCTACAACCGTCTCGACGACCTGATCTCCTGA